A DNA window from Sporosarcina sp. ANT_H38 contains the following coding sequences:
- a CDS encoding S-layer homology domain-containing protein, which yields MSSNQSVKYKKFVVAAASAALVASALAPVASAKEFTDTKGNTHEVAIDALSDAGVITGNLDGSFLPNKTLTRSDVVKLMGKWLVTQDYKVPTDYKTNMRFKDLTSSSNDELLQYAAIVKDNGVFNGSDGRLLAGDKITRENMAVVIVRAFDKVNDIDLVKYVAAQDFKKDVTDLGKAKAEARPAINVLDFFDITNPAAPAFNPKNTTSRGQFATFLYKTINADFSAIKAPKVDQVAVDAAAEQVKAGAVTVARGNYATDANKLAAVQAYVTSLVTEKDVVSTVVAGKTAGEYAVTLTKGEAKAEKTIAMTFDFAADDRFVTEVNALNATQVEVKFSTAVDKASLFTDGKSGAFKATVTLSSLDTVAAGTSTGKLSADGKTLTITTQNALSKRYDVVVDGLKSVTGAAFDKYESTITIAADKTAPTILGTEKVSASKVKVNFSEPMKAFTGVTFKYADGSAVTGVSGNIAAGAEEVEFTMTEDVNANKEIIATFIGAQDQAGNLMTPNPATVSFMKGAVDGVAPTVTSLTAINNKTVEVTFSEELASNPTLTGIDGTVTVSQDSTNKNKYIVKTNTAQSGLKNVTVTAGYKDLSGEIGAVYSKIVNFDVDTKEPKIVSNKVTTFEGVEYLELTFDEAVETSATLSTINVTGSKVSNFVTTPFTAVSVPVAKFVQNSSDKKVYRIALADLLGENDTKGAAYELTIKGQTASPATDVALVTDISGNLGPVSTKVNVTRNEDGTAVTTNKPVLDATVGTNGILVNADKTITVGFTVGAGQELDGASATNVNNYKFDGAVVKTAVLSPANAGKQVVTLTLQADSNQFTGERNVAISGVQLKNGLVMESFTTTEVLTENVAPTVTSAKLTDTNKVTLTFSEAVNTTAGTSDFALLIGGATVAANDAMTTATAETGVKTVVYTLETSVSAANITSGLSLKALSTLDIKDVAGNKLSVPANILVTQ from the coding sequence ATGTCTAGCAATCAATCAGTGAAGTATAAGAAGTTTGTAGTAGCGGCTGCATCAGCTGCTCTAGTAGCATCAGCATTAGCACCGGTGGCAAGCGCGAAAGAATTCACAGACACAAAAGGCAACACACACGAAGTGGCAATCGATGCACTATCTGATGCAGGTGTTATCACTGGCAATTTAGACGGTTCATTCTTGCCAAACAAAACGTTGACTCGTTCTGACGTAGTGAAATTGATGGGTAAATGGCTTGTTACTCAAGACTATAAAGTGCCTACAGACTACAAAACTAACATGCGTTTCAAAGATTTGACATCTTCATCAAACGATGAGCTATTGCAATATGCTGCAATCGTTAAAGACAATGGCGTATTCAACGGAAGTGACGGTCGTCTATTGGCTGGGGACAAAATCACTCGTGAAAACATGGCAGTTGTTATTGTTCGTGCATTCGACAAAGTAAATGACATCGACCTTGTAAAATACGTTGCAGCTCAAGACTTCAAAAAAGATGTTACTGACCTAGGAAAAGCGAAAGCTGAAGCACGTCCAGCAATCAACGTTCTTGATTTCTTCGATATCACGAACCCGGCTGCACCAGCTTTCAACCCAAAAAATACAACATCTCGTGGGCAGTTTGCTACTTTCCTTTACAAAACAATCAACGCAGACTTCTCAGCTATTAAAGCACCTAAAGTAGATCAAGTTGCAGTAGATGCAGCAGCTGAACAAGTGAAAGCTGGAGCTGTAACTGTTGCTCGCGGTAACTATGCAACTGACGCTAACAAACTAGCAGCAGTACAAGCATATGTTACTTCACTTGTAACTGAAAAAGACGTAGTCTCAACAGTAGTTGCTGGTAAAACTGCTGGTGAATATGCTGTAACACTTACTAAAGGTGAAGCAAAAGCAGAGAAAACTATCGCTATGACATTTGACTTTGCTGCAGATGATCGCTTTGTTACTGAAGTTAATGCATTGAACGCTACACAAGTTGAAGTTAAATTCAGCACAGCTGTAGATAAAGCTTCATTGTTTACAGATGGTAAAAGTGGTGCGTTCAAAGCTACTGTTACTCTATCTTCTTTAGATACAGTAGCTGCTGGCACAAGTACAGGAAAACTTAGCGCAGACGGAAAAACGCTAACAATCACGACTCAAAATGCTCTTTCAAAACGCTATGATGTTGTCGTTGACGGTTTGAAGTCAGTAACTGGTGCAGCATTCGATAAATATGAATCTACTATTACAATTGCAGCTGATAAAACGGCTCCGACAATTCTTGGTACAGAAAAAGTTTCTGCATCTAAAGTAAAAGTTAATTTCTCTGAACCAATGAAAGCTTTCACTGGAGTTACATTTAAATATGCTGACGGTTCAGCTGTTACTGGCGTTTCAGGTAATATTGCTGCAGGTGCTGAAGAAGTCGAATTTACAATGACTGAGGATGTAAATGCAAATAAAGAAATTATTGCAACATTCATCGGGGCACAAGACCAAGCTGGTAACTTAATGACTCCGAACCCAGCTACTGTTTCATTCATGAAGGGTGCTGTTGATGGAGTTGCGCCAACAGTAACTTCACTAACTGCAATCAATAACAAAACTGTTGAAGTTACATTCTCTGAAGAGCTTGCTAGTAATCCAACTCTAACGGGTATTGATGGAACCGTTACTGTGTCACAAGACTCTACAAACAAAAACAAATATATCGTAAAAACAAACACTGCACAAAGTGGTTTGAAAAACGTAACAGTAACTGCAGGCTATAAGGACTTAAGTGGTGAAATCGGTGCAGTTTATTCTAAAATTGTTAACTTTGATGTTGATACTAAAGAACCGAAAATCGTATCTAACAAAGTTACAACTTTTGAAGGTGTAGAATATTTAGAACTAACATTTGACGAAGCTGTAGAAACTTCTGCAACATTGTCTACAATCAATGTAACTGGATCAAAAGTTTCTAACTTTGTAACAACTCCATTTACAGCTGTTTCTGTACCTGTTGCTAAATTTGTTCAAAACTCATCGGACAAAAAAGTATATCGTATCGCTTTAGCTGACCTACTTGGTGAAAATGATACTAAAGGTGCTGCTTATGAGTTAACAATTAAAGGACAAACAGCTTCACCTGCAACTGATGTAGCTTTAGTTACAGATATCAGTGGTAACCTTGGTCCTGTATCTACAAAAGTAAATGTTACACGTAACGAAGATGGAACAGCAGTAACAACAAACAAACCTGTTCTTGATGCAACTGTTGGTACGAATGGTATTCTAGTTAATGCTGATAAAACGATCACTGTAGGATTTACAGTAGGAGCTGGTCAAGAGCTTGACGGTGCTTCTGCAACAAACGTAAACAACTACAAGTTTGACGGAGCGGTTGTTAAAACAGCAGTTCTAAGCCCTGCAAATGCTGGTAAACAAGTAGTTACTTTAACTCTTCAAGCTGATTCTAACCAATTCACTGGAGAACGTAACGTTGCAATTAGCGGTGTTCAATTGAAAAATGGCTTGGTAATGGAATCCTTTACTACTACTGAAGTATTAACGGAAAACGTTGCTCCAACAGTTACTTCTGCTAAATTGACAGATACGAATAAAGTCACTCTTACTTTCTCAGAGGCTGTTAATACAACTGCTGGTACTTCTGATTTTGCACTTCTAATCGGTGGAGCTACTGTTGCTGCAAATGATGCAATGACTACTGCTACTGCTGAAACTGGGGTTAAAACAGTTGTCTATACATTAGAGACTTCTGTATCAGCTGCAAACATCACAAGTGGTTTATCTCTTAAAGCACTATCTACTCTTGATATCAAAGACGTAGCTGGAAATAAACTTTCAGTACCTGCAAATATCTTAGTAACTCAATAA
- a CDS encoding polysaccharide deacetylase family protein: protein MKKFILLLILFIATFPISTEASGASNVKSIKITETAPVFDEYQKVAVFPKGTSHTVMNESNRFYHTVIGNDEVKFSKKKAVITKDHPNNWKAAHPVRARTSKPVQVLDRPVVKAKSIGQIQPNMTINVQRLKGNYYPVLIGGKTGYIHKNDLAINPGIPVLMYHDLVSSKTTQNASTLEVVKFKEQMDYLKANGWTTITPQQLESWVVKKGTLPKKSVLITFDDGYKSTIDLAYPILKNHGFQATSFLITSRIDRQGVVSEMDIIQTQDVYSYQNHTHLFHMFNTFTNLSLLQYESEQAIFEDIQQANHSIEQIIGNDYQVMAHAYPYGKRSLAAIHALRSSGITSAYTIDEGNVFQGDSLFELKRQRIHSNMNLKEFAEKLQGR from the coding sequence TTGAAGAAATTTATTCTATTATTGATATTATTTATTGCCACATTTCCAATTTCCACTGAAGCATCCGGAGCATCAAATGTAAAATCGATTAAGATTACCGAAACCGCTCCAGTTTTCGATGAATACCAGAAGGTTGCTGTATTCCCGAAAGGTACTTCGCACACCGTGATGAATGAATCGAACCGTTTTTATCACACAGTGATTGGAAATGATGAAGTTAAGTTCTCGAAAAAGAAAGCCGTAATTACGAAAGATCATCCGAATAACTGGAAGGCAGCACATCCAGTTCGAGCTAGAACTTCAAAACCTGTGCAAGTATTGGATCGCCCAGTAGTTAAAGCAAAGAGCATCGGACAGATCCAACCGAACATGACGATTAATGTCCAGAGGTTAAAGGGTAATTATTACCCCGTCTTAATAGGTGGTAAAACGGGGTATATACATAAGAACGACCTTGCAATCAATCCTGGTATCCCTGTTTTGATGTATCACGATCTTGTAAGTAGCAAAACAACTCAAAATGCATCCACATTAGAAGTCGTTAAGTTTAAAGAGCAGATGGACTATTTGAAGGCAAACGGCTGGACCACGATCACCCCACAACAACTGGAATCTTGGGTTGTAAAAAAGGGTACGCTTCCAAAGAAATCAGTCCTTATCACATTCGATGACGGCTACAAGTCAACAATCGACTTGGCATATCCTATTTTGAAAAATCACGGATTCCAAGCCACCTCGTTCCTGATTACAAGTCGTATTGATCGGCAGGGTGTGGTTTCAGAAATGGACATCATTCAAACACAAGACGTCTATTCCTATCAAAATCACACACATCTATTCCATATGTTCAACACTTTTACGAATTTAAGCCTTTTGCAATACGAATCAGAACAGGCAATTTTTGAGGATATCCAGCAAGCGAATCACTCCATCGAACAAATTATTGGCAACGACTATCAAGTCATGGCCCACGCATATCCATATGGAAAACGCAGTCTGGCAGCGATTCATGCCCTTCGATCATCTGGTATAACCAGCGCTTATACAATAGATGAAGGAAATGTCTTCCAAGGAGATTCCCTTTTCGAACTAAAACGTCAGCGCATTCACTCCAACATGAACTTGAAGGAATTTGCGGAAAAATTGCAGGGAAGATAA
- a CDS encoding ABC transporter ATP-binding protein, whose translation MKGVRLKEVTKTFGKVHGVKELNIDIQPGEFFTFLGPSGCGKTTTLRMIAGFYYPTEGKIFFDDRDVTRLQPNKRDIGMVFQNYALFPHMTVDENIAFGLEVRKFSKEDIKAKVDEVRGLVRLEQYGERKINELSGGQQQRVALARALVIKPDILLLDEPLSNLDAKLREETRIEIKRLQAELGVTTVYVTHDQTEAMAMSDRIMVMENGYVQQIGTPQEIYNRPMNRFVSSFIGESNTIEMTIMSIDGEKVVVKNEHGVTMTGLLSNSSPLAPMNKGETIHVSIRPESILQGDGENTLTGEITFVEFTGLSVNYIVKIPGVTLKVMIINAGGKLLQIGDSIQLNIPSRSLYFLGE comes from the coding sequence ATGAAGGGTGTCCGATTAAAAGAGGTAACGAAGACGTTCGGAAAAGTCCATGGAGTGAAAGAGTTGAATATTGACATTCAACCTGGTGAGTTTTTCACGTTTCTTGGCCCAAGCGGATGTGGAAAGACGACGACGCTCCGTATGATTGCTGGTTTTTATTACCCAACTGAAGGAAAGATTTTTTTCGATGACCGTGATGTAACGAGGTTGCAACCAAATAAGCGAGACATCGGCATGGTGTTCCAAAACTATGCACTTTTCCCGCATATGACGGTGGATGAAAATATTGCGTTTGGCTTAGAAGTGAGGAAGTTTTCGAAAGAGGATATAAAAGCAAAAGTGGATGAAGTGAGGGGCCTTGTGCGACTCGAACAATACGGCGAACGGAAAATCAATGAGCTTTCCGGTGGTCAACAGCAGCGTGTCGCATTAGCTAGGGCGCTCGTCATTAAACCGGATATTTTACTGTTGGATGAACCGTTATCAAACTTGGATGCTAAGCTGCGAGAAGAAACGCGTATTGAAATAAAAAGGCTGCAAGCGGAACTGGGTGTGACGACGGTCTATGTTACACATGATCAGACGGAAGCGATGGCGATGTCTGACCGCATTATGGTGATGGAAAACGGATATGTGCAGCAAATTGGCACGCCGCAGGAAATTTACAATCGTCCCATGAATAGGTTCGTTTCATCTTTCATTGGCGAATCGAATACGATAGAAATGACCATTATGTCAATCGACGGTGAGAAGGTTGTCGTGAAAAATGAGCATGGTGTCACGATGACGGGACTTCTTAGCAACAGCTCTCCGCTTGCTCCGATGAATAAAGGGGAAACGATCCACGTGTCAATTCGACCGGAATCAATTCTTCAAGGCGATGGGGAAAACACGCTGACAGGAGAAATTACATTTGTTGAATTCACGGGTTTAAGCGTCAATTATATAGTGAAAATTCCGGGGGTTACGCTTAAGGTAATGATCATTAATGCAGGCGGAAAACTGTTGCAAATCGGGGATTCTATCCAATTAAATATCCCGTCTCGAAGCCTTTACTTTCTTGGGGAATAG
- a CDS encoding extracellular solute-binding protein: MKKKGVFSMLLVLLLLVAGACSADKGDSGTKTDDAVKKEEGGSGKLVIYTGRDESVVEKVVGMFNEKYPDIQVDNLTMGAQQILERVRGEKANPQADFWWGGTQSAMMVAADEDLLMPFKPSFDSAIAAEYKDAEGRWYGEMLLPEVIMINSDVLTPETGPQDWDDLLKPEWKDKIVIRGVLASGTMRTIYSSMIYRQGADDPEKGYEWLKGLDANTKDYAQDPTNLYLKLVRQEGIVSLWNLQDILLQSKLNNQPFDYIYPKSGAPILVDAVGIVNDAKNEANAKLFYEFLFDPEVRAELAEELYQIPTRSDIAKEDMPDWYQDLDLKALDIDWQVMADKEAEWMEHWDSNIKGKGK, translated from the coding sequence TTGAAGAAAAAAGGGGTTTTTAGTATGTTGCTCGTACTACTTCTTCTAGTAGCTGGAGCTTGTAGCGCCGACAAAGGGGATAGCGGTACTAAAACGGACGATGCCGTGAAAAAAGAAGAGGGCGGGTCAGGTAAGCTCGTTATTTACACGGGACGTGATGAAAGCGTTGTTGAAAAGGTCGTTGGGATGTTCAATGAAAAATACCCGGACATTCAAGTGGATAATTTGACGATGGGGGCACAACAAATTCTTGAGCGTGTCCGTGGTGAAAAAGCGAATCCTCAAGCGGACTTCTGGTGGGGCGGTACACAATCCGCAATGATGGTGGCGGCGGATGAAGATCTGTTAATGCCATTCAAGCCGTCATTTGACTCTGCCATCGCGGCTGAATATAAAGATGCTGAAGGCAGATGGTACGGGGAAATGCTTTTGCCAGAAGTAATTATGATCAACAGCGATGTGTTAACACCTGAAACAGGTCCGCAAGATTGGGATGATTTGTTGAAGCCAGAATGGAAAGATAAAATCGTTATTCGCGGAGTTCTAGCTTCTGGGACGATGCGTACAATTTACTCATCAATGATTTATCGCCAAGGTGCGGATGATCCTGAAAAAGGTTATGAATGGCTTAAAGGCTTAGATGCAAATACGAAAGATTACGCACAGGATCCAACGAACCTCTATTTAAAATTGGTTCGTCAAGAAGGAATTGTTTCTCTATGGAATTTGCAAGATATCCTGTTGCAAAGCAAGTTGAACAACCAACCATTTGACTATATTTATCCGAAGAGCGGAGCGCCGATTCTTGTAGATGCGGTCGGTATCGTCAATGATGCTAAAAATGAAGCAAACGCGAAACTGTTCTACGAATTCCTCTTTGATCCGGAAGTGCGTGCAGAGCTTGCGGAAGAATTGTATCAGATTCCGACACGCTCGGATATTGCCAAAGAAGATATGCCGGATTGGTACCAGGACCTTGACCTGAAGGCGCTCGATATCGATTGGCAGGTAATGGCTGACAAAGAAGCGGAATGGATGGAGCATTGGGATTCAAATATCAAAGGTAAAGGGAAGTAA
- a CDS encoding iron ABC transporter permease: protein MKKQTFHSSQDGLWARITRSPSFIYVLISPLFLILFGYVIFPFYQTFIQSFGSETGLNNYKKFFSLESTSNLEALWTSVYISVISVITCAIVGVLMAFLLERYDFPGRRMLSVLVLVPMALPPLVGVLSFTFLYGESGIIPRGIQHLFDLEQVPFKLKGVWGVIVVHTFTMYTYFYLTASAAIKGLDPSLEEAATNLGASRLRIWRKVILPMLTPSIVAAALLVFMISMASYTAPLIFGVERTMTMQIYLSRTNGNLDMAATQSTILSFVSISFLIIMRWYQNRRNYQNLSKGISVHRSEVKSKAMKIVSIILSFSGVIILLLPILTLILISLSVDGTWTTQVLPPEYTFDHYKALFTDERTWRPIWNSLQMGFVATLGNIVFGVAAAYAMVRLNFKGKTLLDILIMVPWALPGTVVAVNLIAAFSEENIFAFNQVLIGTFWILPLAYFIRHLPLVFRSTSASLMQMDQSIEEASRSLGAGWWMTFRKIVLPLTLTGILAGTLLAFVQSIGEFVASILIYSTSTMPLSVAIFQKMYAFKFGTACAYGVLQIILILIVLTISEKLSKGTAGSAI from the coding sequence ATGAAAAAACAAACATTTCACTCGTCGCAAGATGGTTTGTGGGCAAGAATAACTCGTTCTCCTTCATTTATTTATGTCCTTATTTCACCATTATTTCTTATCTTGTTCGGATATGTTATTTTTCCATTTTACCAAACGTTCATTCAAAGCTTCGGCAGTGAGACTGGACTGAATAATTATAAGAAATTTTTCAGCTTAGAAAGTACGTCCAATCTGGAAGCACTCTGGACGAGTGTGTATATTTCGGTTATAAGTGTCATTACTTGTGCGATTGTCGGCGTATTAATGGCTTTCCTACTCGAGCGATATGACTTTCCGGGGCGTCGCATGCTATCTGTTCTCGTCCTAGTACCAATGGCTTTGCCACCGCTCGTCGGTGTGCTGTCGTTCACATTTTTGTATGGGGAAAGTGGGATTATTCCACGTGGTATCCAGCATTTATTCGACTTAGAGCAAGTGCCTTTTAAACTAAAAGGGGTATGGGGAGTCATTGTTGTTCATACATTTACAATGTATACGTATTTCTATTTGACTGCTTCAGCAGCGATTAAAGGGCTCGATCCGTCACTCGAAGAAGCGGCGACAAACCTTGGTGCTAGTAGACTTCGGATATGGCGAAAAGTTATTTTGCCGATGCTGACGCCTTCGATTGTGGCTGCGGCGCTTCTCGTGTTCATGATTTCGATGGCGTCATACACGGCACCGCTTATTTTTGGAGTGGAGCGGACGATGACGATGCAAATTTACTTATCGAGGACGAACGGTAACTTAGATATGGCCGCTACACAATCGACAATATTATCATTCGTATCAATTTCATTTTTAATCATCATGAGGTGGTACCAGAATAGGCGCAATTACCAAAACTTGAGCAAAGGAATTAGTGTCCATCGTTCTGAAGTGAAGTCGAAGGCCATGAAAATAGTTTCTATCATTCTATCATTTTCTGGCGTTATCATCTTGTTGTTGCCAATTTTGACGCTCATTCTTATATCGCTATCTGTGGATGGTACGTGGACGACTCAAGTGTTGCCACCTGAATATACGTTTGACCATTATAAAGCATTATTTACAGATGAACGGACGTGGCGACCGATTTGGAACTCGTTGCAAATGGGCTTTGTCGCAACGCTCGGTAACATCGTGTTCGGTGTCGCAGCGGCGTATGCGATGGTAAGGCTTAACTTCAAAGGGAAGACATTGCTTGATATTTTAATAATGGTTCCGTGGGCGCTTCCGGGTACCGTTGTTGCGGTGAATTTGATTGCAGCATTCAGTGAAGAGAATATTTTCGCGTTCAATCAAGTCTTAATCGGGACGTTCTGGATATTGCCACTCGCTTATTTCATTCGACATTTGCCTCTTGTTTTTCGCTCGACATCTGCTTCGTTAATGCAGATGGATCAATCGATTGAAGAAGCTTCGCGAAGTCTCGGCGCAGGTTGGTGGATGACGTTTCGGAAAATCGTTTTACCATTGACATTGACGGGGATTTTAGCGGGAACACTTCTTGCGTTTGTTCAAAGTATAGGTGAATTTGTGGCGTCAATTCTTATTTATAGTACATCGACAATGCCTTTATCGGTTGCGATTTTTCAAAAGATGTATGCATTTAAATTTGGTACGGCCTGTGCATACGGCGTGTTGCAAATCATTTTAATTCTCATTGTATTGACAATTTCTGAGAAGTTGTCTAAAGGGACTGCTGGTTCGGCGATTTAA
- the argH gene encoding argininosuccinate lyase yields the protein MIRDFKDRINEAEGEEFPSKTYRKMVLQPAYDEAKKYFLHSMIQIHTAHLKMLEEQGIVSQEDTVAIGKAIHALDVDYYSTDHYNPLFEDLFFRIEHDLIEDAGEIAGNLHIARSRNDMGIAIYRMTLRKKLLELMSEMLALKDALIAFCEEHVDTVMIGYTHTQQAQPTTLAHYLKAVIDQLGRDFKRVQSAFGTVNRSSMGAAALTTTGFAISRERMRDLLAFDDIIENSWDAVAGADYITESASAVQLSALNLGRTVQDFLTWATQEFNVFTLADPYVQISSIMPQKRNPVSIEHMRSLLSAVVGDTNTVLTMVHNTPFGDIVDTEDDMQPFLWKSIDRLIGIYQLFGSVVLTMKVNKKKLLERAEGSFANVTELADTLVRSEKSTFRQSHLIVSNCVKALVMAGEESLMSLTWELANDQARLVLNKDLTITKEDFYSTLRPQHFVAIRTIYGGPSAETMKASLEHSREFAKVAMQWLNEKEHAILNAKIQLETFKLNWSKA from the coding sequence ATGATTAGGGACTTCAAAGATCGTATCAATGAGGCCGAGGGGGAGGAGTTCCCGTCAAAAACATATAGAAAAATGGTTTTGCAACCTGCTTATGATGAAGCGAAGAAGTACTTTTTACATTCAATGATTCAGATCCATACCGCACATTTAAAAATGTTGGAAGAACAAGGTATTGTCAGTCAGGAAGATACAGTAGCGATTGGGAAAGCAATCCATGCACTTGATGTGGATTATTACAGTACGGACCATTACAATCCGTTATTTGAGGATCTCTTTTTCCGCATTGAGCATGATTTGATTGAAGATGCGGGAGAAATTGCGGGGAATCTGCATATTGCACGAAGTCGCAATGATATGGGAATCGCAATTTATCGGATGACGTTGCGTAAAAAACTACTTGAACTAATGAGTGAGATGCTGGCGTTAAAAGATGCGTTGATTGCATTTTGTGAAGAGCATGTAGATACGGTGATGATTGGCTACACGCATACGCAGCAAGCGCAGCCGACAACGCTCGCTCATTATTTAAAGGCAGTTATTGATCAGCTAGGGAGAGATTTCAAACGTGTGCAGTCGGCGTTTGGAACGGTGAATCGAAGTAGTATGGGAGCGGCGGCACTTACAACAACGGGTTTTGCAATCAGCCGTGAACGGATGCGGGATCTGCTGGCGTTTGACGATATTATCGAGAATTCATGGGATGCAGTGGCGGGTGCGGATTACATAACGGAATCGGCGAGTGCAGTCCAGTTGTCTGCGTTAAACTTGGGGCGTACTGTTCAAGACTTTCTGACATGGGCGACGCAGGAGTTCAACGTCTTCACATTGGCTGATCCGTATGTCCAGATTAGCTCGATTATGCCGCAAAAACGCAACCCGGTTTCTATTGAACATATGCGTTCTTTACTATCCGCGGTCGTGGGTGATACAAATACAGTATTGACGATGGTGCATAACACGCCGTTCGGGGATATTGTTGATACTGAAGATGATATGCAGCCTTTCTTGTGGAAATCGATAGACCGGCTTATCGGGATTTACCAATTATTCGGTAGTGTTGTTTTGACAATGAAAGTGAATAAGAAAAAGTTGCTCGAACGGGCAGAGGGTAGTTTTGCAAACGTGACAGAACTTGCGGATACACTGGTCCGTTCAGAGAAGAGTACGTTTAGACAGTCCCATTTAATCGTCAGTAATTGTGTAAAGGCGTTGGTCATGGCGGGTGAAGAATCGTTGATGAGTCTTACTTGGGAACTGGCAAATGATCAGGCACGGCTTGTTTTGAATAAAGATCTGACTATCACTAAAGAGGATTTCTACTCTACATTACGACCGCAGCATTTTGTCGCTATACGGACCATTTACGGAGGACCGTCCGCAGAAACGATGAAAGCTTCACTCGAACACTCAAGAGAGTTTGCGAAAGTTGCGATGCAGTGGCTCAATGAAAAAGAACATGCGATTCTAAATGCGAAAATTCAGTTGGAAACATTTAAGTTAAACTGGAGTAAGGCATAA
- a CDS encoding DUF6612 family protein, with translation MKKIATWALAFVFALSFALPHGSAATKSTAMKFVVDGVEVTSYEQPFMSHDQVLIPVEDLFKEAGYKVSKDKSGKVNVTNTHLTVDFNAAASSILVNGKKADTEFPLTLQNAGNYVSGEFLATLEGFEVEVSEDKKTVNVKTNRVDTAKFLEKMVAADLKSYSSKMTLDQKMEQSAELGSMDMLMDIEMNLIQDPIALYMLSKLNMTIEGEKMEEVSETYFTKDGFFQKTGDKWIKFDDAMTEGLLQASIAQADPLAQLELTKKFTKGIHIFEYEDIYVMSQTLTNEEFAEMMEDAMSLITGILPVDVTEDSGEITTEAEATVTSTKDTAKDTAVKEEEATTVDTVKEVVTEETTETVIEEELEGTLTDLAINIEEYYVVTTIDKKTLFPIKTSGTTHMTMGIDEDLISIKQLITATFSDYNTVKEIKIPADVIKNAISMEEYIKQVELEFEKAEALKK, from the coding sequence ATGAAGAAAATTGCTACATGGGCATTGGCGTTTGTTTTTGCACTATCATTCGCATTGCCACACGGCTCAGCAGCCACAAAATCGACAGCAATGAAGTTCGTAGTGGATGGCGTTGAAGTTACAAGTTACGAGCAACCATTCATGTCACACGATCAAGTATTAATTCCAGTTGAGGATTTATTTAAGGAAGCTGGCTATAAAGTTTCTAAAGATAAATCAGGTAAAGTTAACGTTACAAACACGCACTTGACAGTAGATTTCAACGCAGCTGCAAGTTCCATTCTAGTGAACGGCAAAAAAGCGGACACTGAGTTCCCACTTACTTTGCAAAATGCAGGAAACTATGTTTCTGGCGAGTTTTTAGCAACATTAGAAGGTTTCGAAGTTGAAGTTTCTGAAGACAAAAAAACGGTTAATGTTAAAACAAACCGCGTAGACACTGCTAAATTTTTAGAAAAAATGGTGGCAGCTGACTTGAAGAGCTATTCTTCAAAAATGACATTAGATCAAAAAATGGAGCAATCAGCTGAACTTGGTTCAATGGATATGCTCATGGATATCGAAATGAACCTGATTCAAGACCCAATCGCATTGTACATGCTTTCTAAGTTGAATATGACTATTGAAGGTGAAAAGATGGAGGAAGTTTCCGAAACTTACTTCACTAAAGATGGTTTTTTCCAAAAAACTGGCGACAAATGGATTAAGTTTGACGATGCAATGACGGAAGGTCTTCTACAAGCTTCTATCGCTCAAGCAGATCCTTTAGCACAATTGGAATTAACGAAGAAATTCACTAAAGGCATTCACATTTTTGAATACGAAGATATTTATGTTATGTCACAAACACTTACTAACGAAGAGTTCGCAGAAATGATGGAAGATGCAATGTCACTAATTACAGGTATTCTACCAGTAGACGTGACTGAAGACTCTGGTGAAATCACTACAGAGGCAGAGGCTACTGTAACTTCTACTAAAGATACAGCTAAAGATACAGCGGTTAAAGAAGAAGAAGCTACTACAGTAGATACAGTTAAAGAGGTAGTAACTGAAGAAACAACAGAAACAGTGATTGAAGAAGAACTTGAAGGTACCTTGACTGACCTTGCTATCAACATCGAGGAATACTACGTTGTCACGACAATCGACAAAAAAACATTGTTCCCAATTAAGACATCAGGAACTACTCATATGACAATGGGTATTGACGAAGATTTAATTTCCATCAAACAACTAATTACTGCGACATTCAGCGACTATAACACAGTGAAAGAAATCAAGATTCCAGCTGACGTTATCAAAAACGCAATCAGCATGGAAGAATACATTAAACAAGTAGAGTTGGAGTTTGAAAAAGCAGAGGCTTTGAAGAAATAA